Part of the Streptomyces sp. NBC_01353 genome, CCTCCGTCGGCTTCCAGTGCCCGGACTGCGTACGCAACGGCTCCGGCACGGGCCACGCCCCCGACGCCAACCAGCCCCGTACGCTCGCCGGCGGCCGGGTGGCGTCCGACGGGCGCCTGGTCACCAAGATCCTCATCGCGATCAACCTCGCCCTCTTCATCGCCGTCCAGGTGGCCGGAGACCGGGTCGTGGACGAGCTGGCGCTGATCGGCTACGCCTTCAGCCCGTCGCTCGCCGAGGTGGTCGGGGTCGCGGACGGCGAGTGGTATCGCTTGATCACCTCGACGGCTCTCCACCAGGAGGTCGCGCACTTCGTCTTCAACATGCTGGGGCTGTGGGTCATCGGCGGGATCGTGGAGCCGGAGCTCGGCCGGATCCGCTACGCCACGCTCTGTCTGCTCTCCGGACTCTCCGGCTCCGCGCTCGCCTTTCTGCTCTCCCCGGCGAACCAGCCCTCGCTGGGCGCCTCGGGCATCGTCTTCGGCCTGATCGGTGCCTGGGCGGTGCTCACCCGTCGCCAGCGGCTGGACATGCGGCCGGTGATCCTCTTCGTGGGCCTTTCGCTGCTGCTGACCTTCACCCGCCCCGGAATCTCCTGGGAGGCGCACATCGGCGGCCTCGTCGGCGGCGCCCTGGTCGCCTACGGACTGCTGCACGCGCCGAGGGCCCGGCGGAACGTCGTCCAGTACACGGCCTGTGCAC contains:
- a CDS encoding rhomboid family intramembrane serine protease encodes the protein MEPQSGLPRCYRHPDVETGIRCTRCEKPICPQCMVSASVGFQCPDCVRNGSGTGHAPDANQPRTLAGGRVASDGRLVTKILIAINLALFIAVQVAGDRVVDELALIGYAFSPSLAEVVGVADGEWYRLITSTALHQEVAHFVFNMLGLWVIGGIVEPELGRIRYATLCLLSGLSGSALAFLLSPANQPSLGASGIVFGLIGAWAVLTRRQRLDMRPVILFVGLSLLLTFTRPGISWEAHIGGLVGGALVAYGLLHAPRARRNVVQYTACALVLLIDLGMVLARSATLT